The bacterium genome window below encodes:
- the bshC gene encoding bacillithiol biosynthesis cysteine-adding enzyme BshC, translated as MGTNRKGTDQLSVDLVPAGLLDGLPAALAQGEGLELLEPLGFEGCGAGPLERKLPAVERRELAEALALANAAYGHPKAESLAARLADPTTAVVVTGQQTGLFGGPLYTLTKAVAATLWAERLAAEGRPAVAVFWMATEDHDYREVARAKFPGSPVSGGSGGSGGSDLLSLDLGDDPTPLMPVGMRTLGPGVDRTLEALRDSMPGERFSGWVDRLATWYRPNARFGEAFARLMTGLLGARCPLLLDAMLPAVKQAERPWLERIVTGHEDIVATQQARDEAIRSAGYELQVQPQPGASPLFYLHRMARRRLVLEAERVSLRGEAEFSETRAWLEEAVRENPAVVSPGVLARPAVQDAILGTHLQILGPGEVSYMPQVAPLYEYLGIAPPIVVVRPQALVLGRHQLDKVDSSGLTLAGLVAPDLDLDRALGGAGGDELVASAAADIGKRLDQLGARALELDKTLAGPLDKTKSRIEGALAGFAARAAKALAQRDQVRRQRAESLRAVCRPAGGLQERVISSAYFPGKYGERFVDALFEQLDLDWRRLSVIDPS; from the coding sequence ATGGGCACAAATCGGAAGGGGACGGACCAGCTGAGCGTAGACCTCGTTCCGGCCGGTCTGCTGGACGGGCTGCCGGCGGCGCTTGCCCAGGGCGAGGGCCTCGAGCTGCTCGAGCCGCTCGGGTTCGAGGGCTGCGGAGCCGGCCCTCTCGAAAGGAAGCTGCCCGCCGTCGAGCGCCGCGAACTGGCAGAGGCCCTGGCGCTGGCCAATGCGGCTTACGGGCACCCGAAGGCCGAGTCGCTGGCGGCGCGCCTCGCCGATCCAACGACCGCGGTCGTGGTCACGGGTCAGCAAACCGGCCTTTTCGGCGGACCGCTCTACACCCTGACGAAGGCGGTGGCGGCCACGCTCTGGGCCGAGCGTCTTGCCGCCGAGGGCCGGCCGGCGGTCGCGGTGTTCTGGATGGCCACCGAGGATCATGACTATCGCGAGGTCGCCCGCGCGAAGTTTCCCGGTTCGCCGGTCTCCGGTGGCTCTGGTGGCTCCGGCGGCTCAGACCTTCTATCGCTCGATCTCGGCGACGACCCGACGCCGCTCATGCCGGTGGGCATGCGCACGTTGGGACCGGGCGTCGACCGCACGCTCGAGGCACTGCGCGACTCGATGCCCGGAGAACGCTTCTCTGGATGGGTCGACCGGCTGGCGACCTGGTACCGGCCAAATGCGCGCTTCGGCGAGGCCTTTGCCCGGCTCATGACCGGGCTCCTGGGCGCGCGCTGTCCGCTGCTTCTGGACGCGATGCTGCCGGCGGTGAAGCAGGCCGAGCGGCCGTGGCTCGAGCGAATCGTGACCGGCCACGAGGACATCGTGGCCACTCAGCAAGCTCGGGACGAAGCCATCCGGTCGGCCGGATACGAGCTGCAGGTGCAGCCGCAGCCCGGCGCGAGCCCGCTTTTCTATCTTCATCGCATGGCGCGCCGGCGGCTGGTGCTCGAGGCCGAGCGAGTCTCTCTGCGCGGCGAGGCCGAGTTCTCCGAGACTCGCGCCTGGCTGGAAGAGGCCGTGCGCGAGAATCCGGCGGTGGTGAGCCCGGGAGTCCTGGCTCGGCCCGCGGTCCAGGACGCGATACTGGGCACCCATCTCCAGATTCTGGGTCCCGGGGAGGTGTCCTACATGCCCCAGGTGGCGCCGCTCTATGAATACCTCGGCATCGCGCCGCCGATAGTGGTGGTGCGTCCGCAGGCGTTGGTTCTGGGCAGGCATCAGCTCGACAAGGTCGACTCCAGCGGTCTCACGCTGGCCGGGCTGGTGGCGCCGGATCTGGACCTGGATCGGGCACTGGGTGGGGCGGGAGGTGACGAGCTGGTCGCAAGTGCTGCCGCGGATATCGGCAAGCGGCTTGACCAGCTGGGAGCCAGGGCGCTCGAGCTGGACAAGACTCTCGCCGGGCCCCTGGACAAGACGAAGAGCCGCATCGAAGGGGCGCTGGCCGGTTTCGCGGCCAGGGCGGCCAAGGCGCTCGCCCAACGAGATCAAGTCCGGAGGCAGCGGGCCGAGTCGCTGCGTGCGGTATGCCGGCCGGCGGGTGGCCTTCAGGAGCGGGTGATTTCGAGTGCCTATTTTCCGGGCAAGTACGGCGAACGCTTCGTCGACGCACTGTTCGAACAACTCGACCTAGACTGGCGGCGGTTGTCGGTCATCGACCCCTCATAG
- a CDS encoding class I SAM-dependent methyltransferase — translation MAWYKEWFGEEYLELYAHRDESEADRHVDFVEKVMLGSNGARPRAILDLACGAGRHTEKLRGRGFRTLGVDLSLTLLAQAPGLPRTAGDMCRLPFKSRTFDWVLNFFTSFGYFETERQNFQVLEEIERVLTPGGKFLIDLFNREQVLKNLVAEEAQVRGGYRAQIERWFDESTERVNKRIRLYRGDDGKGPVPTFLESVRAYRPEEVTIGLRWAGLEVDALYGSFERESFGRDSERLILVGRKPS, via the coding sequence ATGGCTTGGTACAAGGAGTGGTTCGGAGAGGAGTACCTCGAGCTCTACGCGCATCGCGACGAGAGCGAGGCCGATCGCCACGTCGACTTCGTCGAGAAGGTCATGCTCGGCTCGAACGGGGCGCGACCGCGGGCGATTCTGGATCTCGCTTGCGGCGCCGGTCGCCATACCGAGAAGCTCCGTGGCCGCGGTTTCAGGACACTGGGCGTCGATCTCTCCCTGACCCTGCTGGCCCAGGCGCCGGGCCTGCCTCGTACCGCCGGCGACATGTGCCGCCTGCCGTTCAAGAGCCGAACCTTCGACTGGGTGCTCAACTTTTTCACCTCGTTCGGATACTTCGAGACCGAGCGCCAGAACTTCCAGGTGCTCGAGGAGATCGAACGCGTGCTCACCCCCGGGGGCAAGTTCCTGATCGATCTGTTCAATCGCGAACAGGTGCTCAAGAATCTGGTGGCCGAGGAAGCGCAGGTGCGGGGCGGCTATCGGGCGCAGATCGAACGCTGGTTCGACGAGTCGACCGAGCGGGTCAACAAGCGCATCCGTCTGTACAGGGGTGATGATGGCAAGGGTCCGGTGCCGACGTTTCTGGAGAGCGTGCGCGCGTACCGCCCGGAAGAGGTCACTATCGGCCTCAGATGGGCGGGACTCGAAGTCGACGCCCTCTACGGCAGTTTCGAGAGAGAATCCTTCGGGCGTGACAGTGAACGACTCATCCTCGTCGGCCGTAAGCCGAGCTGA
- the dusB gene encoding tRNA dihydrouridine synthase DusB — MLRIGPVPVNPPLVLAPMAGVTDRDFRLIIRRIGGVGVVTMEFISSRAIAQGNAKTRELMHFCEEERPLSIQIYGSDVDTMVEAARIVEELGPDLCDINMGCPANKVLKGCAGASLMGDLPLAERMIREVRKALSIPLTVKFRLGMRDTERTYLELGRICEDNGVAAVAMHARTAKQGFSGEANWSEIARLKEALSIPVLGNGDVRTAEDALAMIEKTGCDGVMVGRGATKNPWIFRQIAAVMDGNELTDPTTRDRRDLILEHFRMIAEREPSKFALHKLRKFTGWYTHGLPHGAKLRRRINDLPDVEAFLVAVEEFFEELLLKEAA; from the coding sequence ATGCTGCGGATCGGCCCGGTACCCGTCAACCCTCCTCTGGTTCTCGCGCCCATGGCCGGCGTCACCGACCGGGACTTCCGCCTGATCATCCGCCGGATCGGCGGCGTCGGCGTGGTCACCATGGAGTTCATCTCCTCGAGAGCCATCGCCCAGGGCAACGCAAAGACGCGCGAGCTCATGCACTTCTGCGAGGAAGAGCGACCACTCTCGATTCAAATCTACGGCTCCGATGTCGACACGATGGTCGAGGCGGCTCGCATTGTCGAAGAGCTGGGCCCGGATCTGTGCGATATCAACATGGGCTGCCCGGCCAACAAGGTGCTCAAGGGCTGCGCCGGCGCTTCGCTCATGGGCGATCTGCCGCTGGCCGAGCGCATGATCCGCGAAGTGCGCAAAGCCCTGTCGATTCCCCTAACGGTCAAGTTCCGGCTCGGCATGCGCGATACCGAGAGAACCTACCTCGAGCTCGGCAGAATCTGCGAGGACAACGGCGTCGCCGCGGTCGCCATGCACGCCCGGACCGCCAAGCAAGGTTTCTCGGGAGAGGCCAACTGGTCCGAGATCGCTCGACTGAAGGAGGCTCTTTCGATTCCGGTGCTCGGCAATGGCGACGTCAGAACCGCCGAGGACGCTCTCGCCATGATCGAGAAGACCGGCTGTGACGGCGTCATGGTCGGACGCGGCGCGACCAAGAACCCCTGGATCTTCCGTCAGATCGCCGCCGTCATGGACGGCAATGAGCTCACCGACCCGACCACCCGCGATCGTCGCGATTTGATTCTCGAGCACTTCCGCATGATCGCCGAGCGGGAGCCGTCCAAGTTCGCACTGCACAAGCTGCGCAAGTTCACCGGCTGGTACACCCACGGCCTGCCGCATGGAGCCAAGCTGCGGCGGCGCATCAACGACCTGCCCGACGTCGAAGCTTTTCTCGTAGCGGTCGAGGAGTTCTTCGAGGAGCTGCTGCTGAAAGAGGCCGCTTGA